A stretch of Oryza brachyantha chromosome 4, ObraRS2, whole genome shotgun sequence DNA encodes these proteins:
- the LOC102711428 gene encoding MA3 DOMAIN-CONTAINING TRANSLATION REGULATORY FACTOR 1-like, with protein sequence MAAEDGARSPTRMLAEGHLRVATGGGAPADGGIAVRHLPHHHASKREGAGGKNEQGNLEGADSVPSQDLNKLANGNSKVPATLDDYKRLLVPVIEEYFSTGDVELAASELKSLGSDQFHSYFVKKLISMAMDRHDKEKEMASILLSALYADLLSSSKMSEGFMLLLESTEDLAVDIPDAIDVLAVFVARAVVDEILPPVFLTRARALLPEFSKGMEVLQVADKSYLSAPHHAELVERKWGGSTYFSVEEAKKRIQDILREYVESGDTDEAFRCIRELGLPFFHHEVVKRALTLSMENLSSQPLILKLLKESTAGCLISSNQMSKGFCRLAESIDDLSLDIPSAKTQFDKLVLTATSEGWLDASFTTSSSPNEDMRNASGEKVKHFKEESGHIIQEYFLSDDVPELIRSLQELSAPEYNPIFLKKLITLALDKKNREKEMASVLLSSLSLELFSTDDIMKGFIMLLQSAEDTALDIVDAPSELALFLARAVIDEVLIPLNLDEISSRLRPNSSGSQTVQMARALLSARHSGERILRCWGGGTGWAVEDAKDKISKLLEEYNTGGDLGEACQCIRDLGMPFFNHEVVKKALVMAMEKQNETRILSLLQECFGEGLITINQMTKGFARVKEGLDDLILDIPNAQEKFGAYVDLATERGWLLASFASVP encoded by the exons atggcggcggaggatggGGCGAGGTCGCCGACGAGGATGCTGGCGGAGGGACACCTGCGGGTGGCCACCGGCGGGGGCgcgccggccgacggcgggaTCGCCGTCCGTCACCTCCCACACCACCACGCATCTAAGAGAG AAGGTGCTGGTGGGAAAAATGAGCAAGGCAATCTTGAAGGTGCAGATTCTGTACCATCTCAGGACTTAAACAAACTAGCTAATGGAAACAGTAAG GTTCCTGCTACATTAGATGATTATAAAAGGCTTTTAGTTCCTGTAATTGAGGAGTATTTTAGTACAGGAGATGTGGAGCTGGCAGCTTCTGAGCTAAAGAGTCTGGGATCTGATCAGTTTCATAGTTACTTTGTCAAGAAGCTCATATCCATGGCAATGGATCGCCatgacaaagaaaaagaaatggctTCAATTCTGTTATCTGCCTTGTATGCTGATCTACTGAGCTCTTCCAAGATGAGTGAAGGTTTTATGTTGCTTCTTGAGTCAACGGAAGATCTAGCTGTTGACATACCAGATGCTATTGATGTATTAGCTGTTTTTGTTGCCCGTGCTGTTGTGGATGAAATACTGCCTCCTGTTTTTCTCACTCGAGCAAGAGCACTGCTTCCTGAATTTTCTAAAGGTATGGAAGTTCTGCAAGTTGCTGACAAGAGCTACTTGTCAGCCCCCCATCATGCTGAGCTAGTTGAGCGCAAGTGGGGTGGAAGCACATACTTTTCTGTGGAAGAGGCGAAAAAGAGAATCCAGGATATTTTGAGGGAATATGTTGAGAGTGGAGATACCGATGAAGCTTTTAGGTGCATAAGGGAGTTGGGCCTTCCATTCTTCCATCATGAGGTTGTGAAACGTGCTCTCACCCTTTCCATGGAGAATCTGTCATCTCAGCCACTAATCCTGAAGCTGTTGAAGGAGTCAACTGCAGGTTGTTTGATCAGTTCTAATCAAATGTCTAAGGGTTTTTGCCGGCTAGCTGAGAGTATCGATGATCTGAGTCTTGATATTCCTTCTGCCAAAACTCAATTTGATAAGCTGGTTCTCACTGCTACATCCGAAGGATGGCTTGATGCTTCATTCACTACATCTTCTTCCCCTAATGAAGATATGCGAAATGCAAGTGGCGAAAAGGTCAAGCATTTCAAAGAAGAATCTGGACACATAATTCAAGAGTATTTTCTCTCAGATGATGTCCCAGAACTAATTAGAAGTCTTCAAGAGCTTTCTGCCCCAGAGTACAACCCTATATTCCTCAAGAAGCTTATCACACTTGCCCTGGACAAGAAGAACAGGGAGAAGGAGATGGCTTCTGTCCTCCTTTCTTCACTCAGCTTGGAACTCTTCTCCACTGATGACATCATGAAGGGCTTCATAATGCTCCTGCAATCAGCAGAAGACACTGCCCTTGACATTGTGGATGCTCCCAGTGAACTTGCGCTCTTTCTTGCCAGGGCAGTTATTGATGAAGTTTTGATTCCACTGAATTTGGATGAGATCAGTAGCAGGCTACGGCCCAATAGCAGTGGTAGTCAAACTGTCCAGATGGCCCGTGCCCTTCTTTCTGCTCGTCATTCTGGTGAGAGGATACTGCGCTGCTGGGGCGGTGGCACTGGCTGGGCTGTAGAAGATGCAAAGGACAAGATCTCGAAGCTCCTTGAAGAATACAACACCGGCGGCGACTTGGGGGAGGCTTGCCAATGCATCCGTGACCTCGGAATGCCTTTCTTCAACCATGAAGTAGTGAAGAAAGCGCTGGTTATGGCAATGGAGAAGCAGAACGAAACAAGAATCTTGTCTCTGCTGCAGGAGTGCTTCGGGGAGGGGCTGATAACAATTAACCAGATGACGAAAGGCTTCGCTCGTGTCAAAGAAGGCCTTGATGATCTGATCCTCGATATCCCGAATGCACAGGAGAAGTTTGGAGCGTATGTGGATCTTGCAACTGAACGTGGGTGGCTGCTTGCATCCTTTGCATCCGTCCCATGA
- the LOC102703769 gene encoding BAG family molecular chaperone regulator 1-like, with protein MVKLRYSKRLFRRSSSKGSTDSSSSSDGDVGGRGAGAGAEIEWEVRPGGMLVQKRDGRGGVEVIAVRVATGFSWHDVSIGATCTFGELKEVVSMVTGLKPREQRLLFRGKEREDGDHLHMVGVRDKDKVLLLEDPALKDMKLRAALVARAVQSPYQNFIQV; from the exons ATGGTCAAGCTGAGGTACTCCAAGAGGCTGTTCAGGAGGAGCTCCTCCAAGGGCAGCActgacagcagcagcagcagcgacggcgatGTCGGTGGCcggggcgccggcgccggcgcggagaTAGAGTGGGAGGTGAGGCCGGGAGGGATGCTGGTGCAGAAGAGGGACGGGAGAGGGGGCGTGGAGGTGATCGCCGTCAGGGTGGCCACCGGCTTCTCCTGGCACGATGTGTCCATTGGAGCTACCTGCACTTTTG GGGAGCTGAAGGAAGTGGTGTCCATGGTGACAGGGCTGAAGCCCAGGGAGCAGAGGCTGCTGTTCAgggggaaggagagggaggacggTGACCACCTCCACATGGTTGGTGTGAGGGACAAGGACAAGGTGCTCCTCCTTGAGGACCCTGCCCTCAAGGACATGAAGCTCCGGGCTGCGCTCGTGGCCCGGGCCGTGCAGAGCCCGTATCAGAATTTTATCCAAGTCTAG
- the LOC102703482 gene encoding uncharacterized protein LOC102703482 has protein sequence MTAMVASTAATSSSFSYHKPRFAVECRKKDRDREREREKEHKYPFKVVEITPPPRCLGVRCFPTNIHCGESVTIEGQAYTVSAVTHRYQLRKGRYEPSEKRLDVLSTGRYLLNLYLDGLLDKS, from the exons ATGACGGCCATGGTGGCGTCCACGGCGgcaacctcctcctccttctcctacCACAAG CCGCGATTCGCGGTGGAGTGCAGGAAGAAGGACCGGGAcagggagcgggagcgggagaagGAGCACAAGTACCCCTTCAAGGTCGTCGAgatcacgccgccgccgcgttgcCTCGGCGTCCGCTGCTTCCCCACG AACATCCACTGCGGCGAGAGCGTGACGATCGAAGGGCAGGCGTACACGGTGTCCGCGGTGACGCACCGGTACCAGCTGCGCAAGGGGCGGTACGAGCCCAGCGAGAAGCGCCTCGACGTCCTCTCCACCGGCAGATACCTCCTCAACCTATACCTCGACGGCCTCCTCGACAAGTCCTGA